A genomic segment from Drosophila willistoni isolate 14030-0811.24 chromosome 2L unlocalized genomic scaffold, UCI_dwil_1.1 Seg168, whole genome shotgun sequence encodes:
- the LOC6643375 gene encoding sodium-dependent nutrient amino acid transporter 1 has translation MEVKQLRIPPCVIYTRNGDKLKVFSDDVEATTTLSTPVQERDQWSKGVEFLFSCIALSVGLGNVWRFPFIALENGGGAFLIPYVIVLLLIGRPVYYLEVIVGQFSSRGCIRAFELAPIMKGIAYGQVYSTALATTYYACIMALTLRYLVASFSEVLPWTYCLIEWGSQCVATEASGNGTDLSHGVSAAEFYLTQIVLREPLDLKDGLGSPSWDLVSCLMVTWLIIATILIKGIRSSGKASYFLALFPYVIMLILLIRAVTLPGAWQGISYFLQPQWSQLLNPHVWHAAITQMFFSLAICFGTLVMYASFNDFHKNVHKDVIIITTVDSFTSLLAGCIIFGILGNLAHETNTTNISQVVKGGAGLAFISYPEAIAKFRFLPQLFAVLFFFMLLVLGIGSNIGMASCVINATKDRFTQLPHWLVAIGFSVLGFLCGLVYMTPGGQFVLNLVDFYGCTFIALVLAIAELLTFGWIYGVNRICSDIEFMLNVKTGFYWRICWAIVAPCLMFLVLAYMLVGYEPLTYKGTPYPSEAYVAGWAIWFVGVAQLPLWAIYTIYQQPANTFRNKLKMAMQPTTDWGPRQTELFKAYILYQKRQLEVVQRRSECFFFNNIFG, from the exons ATGGAAGTCAAGCAGCTGAGGATACCTCCGTGTGTCATCTATACAAGAAATGGGGATAAG CTAAAAGTCTTTTCCGACGATGTGGAAGCCACAACGACTCTGTCCACCCCGGTTCAGGAGCGGGATCAATGGAGCAAGGGAGTGGAATTTCTTTTCTCCTGCATAGCTCTATCCGTGGGCTTGGGCAACGTTTGGCGATTTCCCTTCATTGCTCTGGAGAATGGAGGTGGGGCTTTTCTTATACCCTATGTGATTGTTCTGTTGCTGATTGGCCGACCTGTTTACTATTTGGAAGTGATTGTTGGACAGTTCTCAAGTCGTGGTTGTATAAGGGCTTTTGAGTTGGCTCCCATTATGAAGG GCATAGCCTATGGTCAGGTGTATTCCACTGCATTAGCCACAACATATTATGCCTGCATTATGGCTCTGACTTTACGCTATTTGGTAGCCTCTTTTAGTGAGGTTCTACCCTGGACGTATTGCCTAATAGAATGGGGCAGTCAGTGTGTAGCAACTGAAGCATCTGGTAATGGCACTGACCTTAGTCATGGTGTCTCTGCGGCGGAATTCTATTTAAC TCAAATTGTGTTAAGAGAACCTCTCGATTTGAAGGACGGCTTAGGTTCACCCAGCTGGGACTTAGTTTCCTGTCTAATGGTCACTTGGTTAATCATAGCCACTATTCTGATCAAGGGAATACGCAGCTCGGGCAAGGCTTCCTATTTCTTGGCCCTCTTTCCGTATGTCATTATGTTGATTCTGCTGATTCGTGCGGTGACCTTGCCCGGTGCCTGGCAAGGCATTTCTTACTTCCTGCAGCCCCAGTGGTCGCAGTTGCTCAATCCGCATGTCTGGCATGCAGCCATCACACAAATGTTTTTCTCACTAGCCATTTGCTTCGGTACTCTGGTGATGTATGCCTCGTTCAATGATTTCCACAAGAATGTACACAA AGATGTAATTATTATCACAACAGTCGATTCGTTTACCTCTCTACTGGCTGGTTGCATTATCTTTGGAATTCTCGGCAATCTTGCCCATGAGACAAACACTACGAATATCTCACAGGTGGTGAAGGGTGGCGCCGGTTTGGCCTTCATTTCGTATCCAGAGGCAATTGCCAAATTTAGGTTTCTGCCCCAGCTGTTTGCAGTGCTGTTCTTTTTCATGTTGCTGGTCCTCGGCATTGGCAGCAACATTGGAATGGCGTCATGTGTGATCAATGCAACCAAAGATCGTTTTACTCAATTACCTCATTGGCTCGTGGCCATTGGTTTCTCAGTGTTGGGATTCCTATGTGGCTTGGTCTATATGACACCAGGCGGGCAATTCGTTTTGAATCTTGTGGATTTTTATGGCTGCACCTTCATTGCCTTGGTCCTGGCTATTGCCGAACTCTTAACCTTCGGTTGGATCTATGGAGTAAACCGAATTTGCAGCGATATTGAATTCATGCTAAATGTGAAGACTGGATTCTATTGGCGCATCTGTTGGGCCATTGTGGCACCGTGTCTGATGTTCTTGGTGCTCGCCTACATGTTGGTTGGCTACGAGCCACTAACTTATAAAGGAACCCCCTATCCATCGGAAGCATATGTGGCAGGTTGGGCAATCTGGTTCGTGGGTGTGGCTCAATTGCCCTTGTGGGCCATTTATACCATTTACCAACAGCCGGCGAATACTTTTAGAAAT AAACTGAAAATGGCTATGCAACCAACTACCGACTGGGGTCCTCGTCAGACAGAGCTTTTTAAAGCCTATATCCTTTATCAGAAGCGTCAATTGGAGGTGGTCCAAAGGCGATCtgaatgtttcttttttaacaaTATCTTCGGTTAG
- the LOC6643374 gene encoding serine/threonine-protein kinase WNK1 isoform X1 — translation MNLMFRKNFREGASKSGGGGGKLQSKANRTKRSRDMGLVQQPEENFHYRTHLFFSPNRPGYDVGEERCSALSGIPSTPLSTTPATTFSLPSSVPYEVDAPQPLVDRKPSVSLMRWNSNGSSANNSLIRLQQQQQPTHQQQQQHVANFQQQQQQYQYQYQQQQQTQLQQEQQHSATTTLLTAAAAATRQVNFGGGGNAGVTRAEPISLATLDRDCFIIPVHSVDRFLPAGIPLPALNAEGKATSPLSVLEVSDPKLCILVHLMSPLEAIDPVMESPLSHPLLKQRSIAAELLTEVQQANTAVGGMLLANMEKSSEFPFISYYLINTMQTDPSNFYAGLRVSSLSKFEPKALKYTAAHTLDLYSEVAAICRPPLVLPSNESGSFKKSQTAATGYIISVFKVFEGDDGERFEKNWLYWTGARMLYRYLPRAAGLRRIALHKSTSQKGDKMYLLVCECADLLKDISLAAFLIPALRARLCGYTGLYRPIQAF, via the exons ATGAATTTAATGTTTCGTAAGAATTTTCGCGAGGGCGCCAGCAAATcgggcggcggcggtggcaaACTTCAATCCAAGGCGAATCGAACGAAACGTTCGAGGGATATGGGTCTTGTGCAGCAGCCGGAGGAGAATTTCCATTATCGTACCCATCTCTTCTTCTCACCCAACCGACCGGGCTATGATGTGGGCGAAG AACGATGTAGCGCTCTCTCGGGCATACCGAGTACCCCCCTCTCGACCACACCGGCCACCACATTCTCACTGCCATCCTCCGTGCCGTATGAAGTGGATGCACCGCAGCCGTTAGTCGATCGCAAGCCCTCCGTATCGTTAATGCGCTGGAATAGTAATGGGAGTAGTGCGAATAACAGTCTAATACgattgcagcagcagcagcagccgactcaccagcaacagcaacaacatgttgccaatttccagcagcagcagcagcaataccAATAtcaataccaacaacaacaacaaacccaactgcaacaagagcaacagcacagtgcaacaacaacattgctAACAGCCGCAGCGGCAGCCACGCGGCAAG TGAActttggtggtggtggcaaCGCTGGAGTAACGCGAGCGGAACCCATTTCATTGGCCACATTGGATCGTGATTGTTTCATCATACCGGTACATAGTGTAGATCGTTTTCTACCTGCTGGCATACCG TTGCCAGCCTTAAATGCTGAGGGCAAGGCCACTAGTCCATTGAGTGTTTTGGAGGTATCCGATCCCAAATTATGCATTCTGGTGCATTTAATGAGTCCCTTGGAGGCCATAGATCCAGTTATGGAATCACCTCTCTCACATCCTTTACTCAAACAACGGTCCATTGCCGCTGAGCTATTGACGGAAGTGCAACAGGCCAACACTGCAGTGGGTGGCATGCTCTTGGCCAACATGGAGAAGAGTT CGGAGTTCCCTTTCATTTCGTATTATCTGATCAATACCATGCAAACGGATCCCTCGAATTTCTATGCCGGCCTACGTGTCTCATCGTTGTCCAAATTTGAGCCCAAGGCCTTAAA ATATACTGCCGCCCATACATTGGATTTGTATAGCGAAGTGGCTGCCATTTGTCGACCACCTTTGGTCTTGCCCTCCAACGAGTCCGGCAGCTTTAAAAAATCACAAACAGCGGCCACCGGCTATATTATTAGTGTGTTCAAG gTCTTCGAAGGCGACGATGGTGAACGTTTCGAAAAGAATTGGCTCTATTGGACGGGTGCCCGCATGTTGTACAG ATATCTGCCACGGGCAGCAGGCTTGCGTCGCATTGCCTTGCACAAGAGCACATCCCAGAAGGGTGACAAGATGTATCTGTTGGTGTGCGAGTGTGCCGACCTCTTGAAGGATATCTCATTGGCTGCCTTCCTAATACCGGCGCTTAGGGCACGTCTGTGTGGTTATACGGGACTATATCGCCCCATTCAGGCATTCTGA
- the LOC6643374 gene encoding uncharacterized protein LOC6643374 isoform X3 — protein sequence MNLMFRKNFREGASKSGGGGGKLQSKANRTKRSRDMGLVQQPEENFHYRTHLFFSPNRPGYDVGEVNFGGGGNAGVTRAEPISLATLDRDCFIIPVHSVDRFLPAGIPLPALNAEGKATSPLSVLEVSDPKLCILVHLMSPLEAIDPVMESPLSHPLLKQRSIAAELLTEVQQANTAVGGMLLANMEKSSEFPFISYYLINTMQTDPSNFYAGLRVSSLSKFEPKALKYTAAHTLDLYSEVAAICRPPLVLPSNESGSFKKSQTAATGYIISVFKVFEGDDGERFEKNWLYWTGARMLYRYLPRAAGLRRIALHKSTSQKGDKMYLLVCECADLLKDISLAAFLIPALRARLCGYTGLYRPIQAF from the exons ATGAATTTAATGTTTCGTAAGAATTTTCGCGAGGGCGCCAGCAAATcgggcggcggcggtggcaaACTTCAATCCAAGGCGAATCGAACGAAACGTTCGAGGGATATGGGTCTTGTGCAGCAGCCGGAGGAGAATTTCCATTATCGTACCCATCTCTTCTTCTCACCCAACCGACCGGGCTATGATGTGGGCGAAG TGAActttggtggtggtggcaaCGCTGGAGTAACGCGAGCGGAACCCATTTCATTGGCCACATTGGATCGTGATTGTTTCATCATACCGGTACATAGTGTAGATCGTTTTCTACCTGCTGGCATACCG TTGCCAGCCTTAAATGCTGAGGGCAAGGCCACTAGTCCATTGAGTGTTTTGGAGGTATCCGATCCCAAATTATGCATTCTGGTGCATTTAATGAGTCCCTTGGAGGCCATAGATCCAGTTATGGAATCACCTCTCTCACATCCTTTACTCAAACAACGGTCCATTGCCGCTGAGCTATTGACGGAAGTGCAACAGGCCAACACTGCAGTGGGTGGCATGCTCTTGGCCAACATGGAGAAGAGTT CGGAGTTCCCTTTCATTTCGTATTATCTGATCAATACCATGCAAACGGATCCCTCGAATTTCTATGCCGGCCTACGTGTCTCATCGTTGTCCAAATTTGAGCCCAAGGCCTTAAA ATATACTGCCGCCCATACATTGGATTTGTATAGCGAAGTGGCTGCCATTTGTCGACCACCTTTGGTCTTGCCCTCCAACGAGTCCGGCAGCTTTAAAAAATCACAAACAGCGGCCACCGGCTATATTATTAGTGTGTTCAAG gTCTTCGAAGGCGACGATGGTGAACGTTTCGAAAAGAATTGGCTCTATTGGACGGGTGCCCGCATGTTGTACAG ATATCTGCCACGGGCAGCAGGCTTGCGTCGCATTGCCTTGCACAAGAGCACATCCCAGAAGGGTGACAAGATGTATCTGTTGGTGTGCGAGTGTGCCGACCTCTTGAAGGATATCTCATTGGCTGCCTTCCTAATACCGGCGCTTAGGGCACGTCTGTGTGGTTATACGGGACTATATCGCCCCATTCAGGCATTCTGA
- the LOC6643373 gene encoding eukaryotic translation initiation factor 3 subunit E-1 produces MAQFDLVHINCQYLDRHLTFPLLEFLCGKEIYNQQELLEYILETVKKTNMIDYTMDTRKRLNLSQEMPEELVQQKADVLATLKQLQNEVAPIMKATDILKDGETMKDSKTFVSALQRDYNFKMEHLYSAYKLAKYLYECGNYQESTSYLYFCLIVMAPSDKNYLDVLWGKLAAEILTLNWNTALEDLTRLRDYIDNASFSTLQALQQRTWLIHWSVLVFFNHPKGRDLIIEMFLYKPLYLNAIQTMCPHIMRYLATAVVINRTRRNALKDLIKVIQQESYTYRDPITEFLECLYVNFDFEGARLKLHECQTVILNDFFIVSCLNEFVEDARLMIFETFCRIHQCITISMLADKLNMKPNEAECWIVNLIRNARLNAKIDSKLGHVVMGTQPLSPYQQLVEKIDSLSMRSEHLADLIERKSKQKNQESIDSWKYY; encoded by the coding sequence ATGGCGCAATTCGATCTAGTACATATCAACTGTCAATATCTGGACAGACATTTGACGTTTCCTTTGCTGGAATTTTTGTGCGGCAAGGAGATCTACAACCAGCAAGAACTACTGGAATACATTCTGGAGACGGTAAAGAAGACGAACATGATCGATTACACCATGGACACACGGAAGCGCTTGAATCTTAGCCAGGAGATGCCCGAAGAGCTAGTGCAGCAAAAAGCCGACGTCCTGGCTACGCTCAAGCAGTTGCAGAACGAAGTGGCGCCCATCATGAAGGCAACTGATATTCTGAAGGACGGCGAGACCATGAAGGATTCGAAAACATTCGTAAGTGCCTTGCAAAGGGACTACAATTTCAAAATGGAACATTTATACAGCGCCTACAAGTTGGCCAAGTATTTGTACGAGTGCGGCAACTATCAGGAGTCCACTTCGTATCTGTACTTCTGTTTGATTGTCATGGCTCCGAGCGATAAGAACTATTTGGATGTTTTGTGGGGTAAACTGGCGGCTGAAATTTTAACGTTGAACTGGAATACGGCTTTGGAGGATCTGACACGTCTGCGGGATTACATTGATAATGCCAGTTTTTCAACCCTTCAGGCCCTGCAGCAGCGGACTTGGCTCATACACTGGTCTGTGTTGGTGTTCTTCAATCATCCGAAAGGCCGGGATCTGATCATCGAGATGTTCCTGTATAAGCCATTGTATTTGAATGCCATTCAAACCATGTGTCCCCACATAATGCGTTATCTGGCCACCGCTGTGGTCATTAACCGCACTCGTCGCAATGCCCTTAAGGACTTGATCAAGGTTATCCAACAGGAGTCGTATACCTATCGCGATCCTATAACCGAATTCCTCGAGTGCCTGTATGTGAATTTCGATTTTGAGGGTGCTCGTCTCAAGTTGCACGAATGCCAGACAGTCATTCTCAACGATTTCTTCATTGTGTCCTGCCTGAATGAGTTTGTCGAGGACGCGCGTCTAATGATTTTTGAAACGTTCTGTCGTATCCACCAGTGCATCACCATTAGCATGTTGGCTGATAAGCTCAACATGAAGCCCAACGAAGCCGAATGCTGGATAGTCAACTTGATTCGAAATGCCCGTCTCAATGCCAAAATTGATTCGAAACTTGGCCATGTTGTGATGGGCACCCAGCCCCTGAGTCCCTATCAGCAATTGGTGGAAAAAATTGACTCCCTGTCCATGCGTTCGGAGCACTTGGCCGATCTAATTGAGCGTaagagcaaacaaaaaaatcaagaaTCCATTGACTCCTGGAAATATTATTAG